The Thiorhodovibrio frisius genome segment CATGACGTCGGTCTCCCCGAGTCCAGGCTCGCCTCATGATCTTCTCCCGTTGATTGTAACCATCCACTGCAAGCGCTCGATATTATAAAATCAAAAAAGCGTATGACCAGATGGAATGACGAGTTGGTCAGCTCAGCGCGGACTCCGCGACGCCGGCAAGCCCGAGCCGGCGACGCCGCGTGCCAGATATAGCCCAGGGCGATCACTGATCGCTAGGCTTGGCATCCCCGCTCGCTCAAACAGGCCCCGCATCTCGGTCTCCGCAGGGAGCAGATCACGCGCGACGGCATGATGCCGGCCGTGATGCTCTCGCAACTCGTCGCGGCTCATCAGATGTGCAACCAGGATCTCACCCCCGCGACGCGGATGCGAAATGCGCCTAGATTTGCGTAGCGTGGCGGTGGTGGTGGCGGCGGATCGATGACATATCAACAAATCGGTTCGGCGGAGATCGCCGCCTTCAGAGGTGCCACGACCGTCGAGAAGCTCGGCGCGCGTTGGCAAGGTCTTGGCCAAATAAAAGATGGGCAACAGATTCGCGGCCAACGCGCTGGGTTCGATCAGAACAGCATCCCAACACCTGAGCAAGAACAGATAACGGAGCTAGTGCAAATCACGATGTAGCCACTCGCGTGAAATCCAAAATTGTCGTCCAGCCCTTTAGTGGCAAGGGATTTTGGCCGATCCGCCGGGGAAAATCGGCCAAGAATCGCGATAGCGCAAATCTCTCTTTTCCGTCTCCCCTTGACAGACGGGGAATTGTTCACTAATTTCTGTCTATACAGAAAATCCAGGCAAGAAAGATATGAAGCTGACACCGACCACAGAGAAATTCATCCTCCACTGGGGTGAAATGGGTTCACGCTGGGGGGTTAACCGCACCGTGGCGCAGATTCATGCCCTGCTCTACCTGGCCGAGAAGTCGCTCAACGCCGAGCAGATCAGCGAAACCCTCGGGGTGGCCCGCTCCAATGTTAGTACCAGCCTGAAGGAGCTGCAGTCGTGGGGGCTGGTCAAGGTGATCCACCGGATGGGCGATCGGCGCGACTATTTCGAATCGCAAAAGGATGTCTGGGACATTTTTTTTGTCATCAGCGAGGAGCGGAAGCGGCGCGAACTCGATCCAACCCTAACCCTGTTGCGCGAGTGCGTTCTGGAGGGGGAGGCGGATAAGAAGACCAGTCCAGTGGTAAAAGAGCGCATCCAAGAGACGCTGCTGTTTCTCGAGCAGATCACCGGCTGGTATGAGCAGATCCGGAAACTCGACCCCAAGACCCTGAGTAGGCTGATGAAACTGGGGAGCAAGATCAAGAACCTGCTCAGCAATTAGCAGGTAATGGATATGGCCACGAAACATACAGAACACACGGAAAGCAGTTAATGGCTTGACTGCTTATCTTGCAGGTGAGTATCAGCCTTGCGGAGGGTGCGTTTTACCCAGCGACAAGCATTTTGAGCGAGCATTTCACCAGCATGCGTGACCCAATCGACATACAAACGAAGTGTCTGGTGTGGCGCTGAAATTGTGTATTAGTCGTCTAATTTCCAAATAAACGACTAACACCTTACAGCCACACACTAGGAACATCTTAATCTGCTACGAAATTTCTGTTTTTACTGAAAGTTCCAACAAAAGGGGAAAAGCATGAATATCCTCCTCACAGGTGCCGGTGGCTTTATCGGTTCCCACCTGCTGCGTGCCCTGACACGCGAGGGGCATTGGGTGGTGGCCTGCGTGCGCAATCTCCAGGGGGCCAAGAGGTCCGTCGTCGTCGCCGACTATATTGCCTGCGACTTTGCCCGTGACCTTGGTGAAGAGGCATGGCTGCCTCGGCTGACAAATATCGATGTGATTATCAATGCGGTCGGCATCATTCGCGAGAGCTGCGGCCAGCGCTTTGCCGCCCTTCACACTGATACCCCGATAGCCCTCTTTCGCGCCGCGGCAAAAGCCGGGGTTAGAAAGGTTATCCAAATCTCCGCCCTCGGTGCCGATGCGGGGGCACGGAGCCAATATCACCTGAGCAAGCGGGCGGCGGATGAGGCGCTGGCTGGTCTCGATATCGACTGGACCATCTTGTGCCCCTCCATCGTCTACGGTGCCGGGGCGAAGAGCACCGCCCTTTTCCGCGCATTGGCATCACTGCCGTTCACGCCACTTGTTGGCGACGGGAACCAACGGATACAGCCGCTCCATATCGACGACTTGGTCCGGGCAGTGGTGCAGGCAGTGGAAGATAACTCAACCAACCGGCAACACATTGAGCTGGTCGGCCCGCATGCCATCACCATGCGTGAGCTGCTGGCGAAACAGCGACAGTGGCTCGATGGGGGGGAGCTACGCCCACTCGCCATCCCCTATCCGCTCGCACTAAGGCTGGCGCAACTGGGCGGTTTTCTCGGCGCGACACCTATCGACAGGGGGAGTGTGGAGATGCTGCAACGCGGCAACTGCGCCGATGTTACGCCGCTTATTGCGGCGTTTAACTTCCGACCGCAATCACTTGATGCGATGTTGCAGAAGACACCCGCCAGTGATGCCGACCGTTGGCACGCCCGGCTCTACTTTCTCGCCCCGCTGCTGCGCTACTCCCTGGCGCTGCTGTGGATTTTCACTGCGATAACTTCTGCCTTCCTCTATCCGCAGGAAAAGAGCTATGCACTCCTAGAAGAGGTGGGCATTGATGAGATCGCCCAGCCGTTTTTCCTCTATGGTGCGGCGCTGCTCGACCTCCTGCTCGGCACCGCCCTGCTGTTGCGCCGCCATGTCACCGCAGTGGCACTGCTGCAGATCGCCACTATCCTCGCCTACAGCCTAATCATCACCATTACCCTGCCGGAGTTCTGGCTCCACCCCTACGGCCCTATTAGCAAGAACATTCCTCTGCTGGTGGCTACTTTGATAATGCTGCAACTGGAGAGAAAGTGATGGACTACCTAACGTTAAAGAGCATTCATATCCTCAGCTCCATCCTGCTGTTCGGCACTGGACTGGGCAGCGCCTTCTACAAATACTTCGCTGATCGCAGTGGCAATGTCGCCGCAATCGCCATCACCAACCGGCTGGTGGTGTGGGCCGATTGGCTCTTTACCACCCCGACGATGCTTATCCAACCATTGAGCGGTTTCTTGCTGCTGCACATTCTCGGCTTCGATTGGGGTGCCCCCTGGGTGGTGACTACCCTAGTGCTCTATACGCTTGCTGGCGGCTGTTGGCTGCCAGTGGTGTGGCTACAGATCCGTATGCGGGAGATCAGCAACCGTGCGGTCGAGCATGGCGAGCCGCTGGCCCCGATCTATCACCGCTACCGGCGCATCTGGTTCTGGCTCGGCGTCCCCGCCTTCGTTGCCATGGTGGCTATTGTTCTGTTGATGGTGTTCAAACCCACACTATAGGGCGCAGCGACCAAAAAGATCCCGATATCGATGCCGGATATATGGGCTGCAAGACGGCGACCCGATCATCTTTGCCTCTGACAGCGGCACCCAGCTTGCCGCCACCGCATCGGGCTGGCTGACCGAAGACCATATCGCCGCTGCCTAGAAAAAGGTTCTTCAAAAACCCGAGAAGAGTATGAACATCAGAATACAGACCGACCAGAGGGTCCAAAAAAGGCCCCGGTTCGGGCTGCCCGGCTTTCGAT includes the following:
- a CDS encoding GbsR/MarR family transcriptional regulator, producing MKLTPTTEKFILHWGEMGSRWGVNRTVAQIHALLYLAEKSLNAEQISETLGVARSNVSTSLKELQSWGLVKVIHRMGDRRDYFESQKDVWDIFFVISEERKRRELDPTLTLLRECVLEGEADKKTSPVVKERIQETLLFLEQITGWYEQIRKLDPKTLSRLMKLGSKIKNLLSN
- a CDS encoding NAD(P)H-binding protein; this encodes MNILLTGAGGFIGSHLLRALTREGHWVVACVRNLQGAKRSVVVADYIACDFARDLGEEAWLPRLTNIDVIINAVGIIRESCGQRFAALHTDTPIALFRAAAKAGVRKVIQISALGADAGARSQYHLSKRAADEALAGLDIDWTILCPSIVYGAGAKSTALFRALASLPFTPLVGDGNQRIQPLHIDDLVRAVVQAVEDNSTNRQHIELVGPHAITMRELLAKQRQWLDGGELRPLAIPYPLALRLAQLGGFLGATPIDRGSVEMLQRGNCADVTPLIAAFNFRPQSLDAMLQKTPASDADRWHARLYFLAPLLRYSLALLWIFTAITSAFLYPQEKSYALLEEVGIDEIAQPFFLYGAALLDLLLGTALLLRRHVTAVALLQIATILAYSLIITITLPEFWLHPYGPISKNIPLLVATLIMLQLERK
- a CDS encoding DUF2269 family protein, with the translated sequence MDYLTLKSIHILSSILLFGTGLGSAFYKYFADRSGNVAAIAITNRLVVWADWLFTTPTMLIQPLSGFLLLHILGFDWGAPWVVTTLVLYTLAGGCWLPVVWLQIRMREISNRAVEHGEPLAPIYHRYRRIWFWLGVPAFVAMVAIVLLMVFKPTL